The Salvelinus sp. IW2-2015 unplaced genomic scaffold, ASM291031v2 Un_scaffold11766, whole genome shotgun sequence genomic interval GCCAGGTCCCAGCTACTGGACGAGTTGGTGGACAAGTTCAACAGACTCCTGGAGGACTTCCTGCTGGAGGTGGGCACAGATGCATAGAGATACATAAAATGTCTATTGTATTCTATTTAATTCTATGTTTAGCTGGCTGAGTGGCTAAGAGACTGAGCAGTCTGTCTGTCAGATTGAGAACTTCTATGGCAGATTTGGCAAAGCATAAGGACATTGCCTGTCTTTAATCTTTGTAGATTATTTGTCAAAGAAAAATGAGTATTCTAGGGTAGTACTCAGATTCGTGTTAATTGAAACTGGGACTGTAAATTGAGTGATACAAGGCTATGTAGGATTTCACAACCTAGTTATCTGTtgtttcagggtgaggaaccagaTGAGGATGATGCCTACCAGGTCCTGTCCACACTAAAGAGGATCACTGCGTTCCACAAGTAAGGCCTTGAGCAAGATTAAACAAGTAATGTGTAATCCAAACATTTGCCAATGAACGGTAGATAAATCATAACTCCTTATCTGAGTAgattctgtgtttctctctcctcttcagtgCACATGACCTCTCTAAATGGGACCTGTTCACCAGCAACTATAAGCTACTAAACACAGGACTTCAGAATGGAGATATGCCTGAGCAGGTACCTAAACCATAACCCTGTTATCCCCTCAAACCCACCTACCCCTGAAATGTTTGACATTCATCTCCACTGTTTACTATCACTTACCTTGTAATACTCTCTTTTTCCCAGATTGTAATTCATGCGATGCAGTGCACACACTACATCATTCTGTGGCACCTAGCCAAGGTCTCAGAGGGCAGCTCCACAAAGGTACACACACTGTTGTTATCAGTGACTAATGACTCCAGTGTCTACCAATGGTTGTGACTATACACCCCTGTGTGGCGGAGTTACAagttgtgtctgtaaaatgaatgTGGTTTACTGAGTAAATAGTGAGTAGTGAATACTGAGAAAAGCTGTTGGTTTCCAGGGGAACATGGTCACCCTGAGGAAGCAGATGAGGGCCTTCTGTCTGATGTGTCAACGCTACCTCACCAGTGTCAACACCACTGTCAAAGAGCAGGTGGGTTGTCCTACGTCATGTCAGTCTGTTCCCTGACTGTGTAGCTGTGTGTTCACTGTTAAGTGAGTGCTGAGGAGTTGCTGCTCTGTTGTATTTTCCTGGATTACTGTAAAGCACTGTGTGACAGCTGTTGACGTGGACGGGTGttgtgtgattgattgattgattgactgtgtTCCAGGCCTTCACCATCCTGTGTGACGCCCTGATGATCTTCAGCCACCAGATCGTGTCGTCGGGCCGGGAGCAGCTGGAGGCTCTGATCTACACGCCAGACTCCCCCCTACAGGCCGAGCTGCTCAACTTCATCCTGGACCACGTCTTTATCGACCAGGACGATGACAACAACAGCACAGGTCAGACACAGCCCACTGGCAGACAGTAACAACACAGGCCagacagagcccccccccccacacacacagcacaggctaAACATCCACACAGCCCACCTGGCAGCTAGTCACAACACGAGACGGCTGAGAATGGCTTTTAATGTGAATAGTGCACACACAAGTTAAAAAAACAGAGCTGTTTCT includes:
- the LOC112080102 gene encoding cohesin subunit SA-2, with amino-acid sequence MTYHALCNEEFTIFNRVDIARSQLLDELVDKFNRLLEDFLLEGEEPDEDDAYQVLSTLKRITAFHNAHDLSKWDLFTSNYKLLNTGLQNGDMPEQIVIHAMQCTHYIILWHLAKVSEGSSTKGNMVTLRKQMRAFCLMCQRYLTSVNTTVKEQAFTILCDALMIFSHQIVSSGREQLEALIYTPDSPLQAELLNFILDHVFIDQDDDNNSTDGQQDDEASKIEALHKRRNLLAAYCKLIIYNVVEMNTGADIFKQYMRYYNDYGDIIKETMSKTRQIDKIQCAKTLILSLQQLFNEMLSDLGCNFDRSSSSFCGIKELARRFSLTFGLDQLKTREAIAMLHN